A single window of Trichocoleus sp. FACHB-46 DNA harbors:
- a CDS encoding alpha/beta hydrolase, translated as MERRTSFESKGLKCAVTFYTPDNVAPGDRCPAIVMAHGIGLTKEMGLPQFAERFAKAGFAVTLFDYRYLGASEGEPRGQMLPTEQHEDYRNAITWTQLQSEVDPERIGLWGFSYSGGHVLHVAAFDRRVKAVVAQMPTVNAFLNSRRLVSPLALHELTKLLAEDRIKRYQTGEVSYFPLVAPPGQPSFLATPDAFTWIELAKDASEGRWENRLTFESIEHCLYYEAVPHPEAIFPTPLCLIVGEQDFLASPQLAAAVYADAIEPKSFTVLKGGHFDGFQGEGFEIASTTALSWFKKYLKHKPACET; from the coding sequence ATGGAAAGAAGAACTAGTTTCGAGAGTAAAGGGTTAAAGTGTGCCGTCACTTTTTACACGCCGGATAATGTCGCACCTGGCGATCGCTGTCCTGCTATTGTCATGGCTCACGGCATTGGCTTAACCAAAGAGATGGGACTGCCGCAGTTTGCTGAGCGTTTCGCTAAAGCGGGGTTCGCCGTCACGCTGTTCGATTATCGATACCTGGGTGCCAGCGAGGGAGAGCCTCGGGGTCAAATGCTCCCGACCGAGCAGCATGAAGACTACCGCAATGCTATTACCTGGACTCAGCTTCAAAGCGAAGTCGACCCTGAACGTATTGGTCTTTGGGGCTTCTCGTATAGCGGTGGTCACGTCCTGCACGTAGCGGCATTCGATCGGCGCGTGAAAGCTGTAGTAGCCCAAATGCCGACAGTGAATGCATTTCTCAATTCTCGCCGTTTGGTCTCCCCCCTTGCACTCCATGAACTCACAAAGTTGCTTGCAGAAGATCGGATCAAACGGTATCAAACCGGAGAGGTGAGCTACTTCCCCTTGGTTGCCCCGCCCGGTCAACCCTCCTTTCTAGCGACACCCGATGCCTTTACTTGGATTGAATTGGCTAAGGATGCCAGCGAAGGTAGATGGGAAAATCGGCTCACCTTTGAATCGATTGAACATTGTCTCTACTACGAAGCTGTGCCTCACCCTGAGGCCATCTTTCCCACTCCGCTATGTCTGATTGTGGGCGAGCAAGACTTCCTGGCCTCTCCCCAATTGGCCGCCGCTGTCTATGCAGACGCGATCGAGCCAAAGTCTTTCACAGTTCTGAAAGGTGGACACTTTGACGGATTCCAAGGAGAAGGCTTTGAGATTGCCAGCACAACTGCCTTGAGCTGGTTTAAGAAATATTTAAAACATAAGCCTGCTTGTGAAACATAA